From the Bacillus tuaregi genome, one window contains:
- the coaE gene encoding dephospho-CoA kinase (Dephospho-CoA kinase (CoaE) performs the final step in coenzyme A biosynthesis.) → MAVIIGLTGGIASGKSTVSEMLKKQGITVIDADIEARLAVEIGEEAYNQIVHHFGRSILLEDGSINRAKLGEIIFNNEQERKVLNGMVHPAVRKRMIEKQAAAITRGETLIVLDIPLLFESKLTDMVDRILLVYVDEEVQLQRLMNRNQLTKEEALARIQSQMPLKEKKAKSDAVIDNNGTMEQTKQQLYSILKEWGLKKEG, encoded by the coding sequence ATGGCGGTTATTATCGGACTTACTGGTGGTATTGCAAGTGGTAAAAGTACGGTTTCAGAAATGCTTAAAAAACAGGGAATAACTGTGATTGATGCTGATATTGAAGCAAGACTGGCAGTTGAAATAGGTGAGGAAGCCTATAATCAAATTGTTCATCATTTTGGTCGGAGCATTCTTCTTGAGGATGGCTCAATTAACCGTGCAAAATTAGGAGAAATTATCTTTAATAATGAACAAGAAAGAAAGGTTTTAAATGGAATGGTTCATCCAGCGGTTAGAAAAAGAATGATAGAAAAGCAAGCGGCAGCCATAACAAGAGGTGAGACGCTGATTGTTCTGGACATTCCTCTTTTGTTTGAAAGTAAACTAACCGATATGGTTGACCGTATATTATTAGTCTATGTGGATGAAGAGGTACAGTTACAGCGCTTGATGAATCGGAATCAATTGACAAAGGAAGAAGCGCTTGCACGAATCCAATCCCAAATGCCGTTAAAAGAAAAGAAAGCCAAGTCAGATGCAGTCATCGATAATAACGGCACAATGGAACAGACAAAGCAGCAATTGTATAGCATTCTAAAGGAATGGGGATTAAAAAAAGAGGGCTAA
- the ytaF gene encoding sporulation membrane protein YtaF: MVEIVSLVLLALAVSLDSFSVGFTYGLRKMRIPLKSIAIIAVCSAMTLMLAMLMGHLLEQFMSPSFAESMGGMILIALGVWVLYQFFRPEKEKDILPHEKVIVNFEIKSLGIVINILKKPMVADFDKSGTITGVEAFMLGLALSLDAFGAGVGAVMLGFSPVYLALAVAFLSSGLVFLGMKLGTNLRQNAWLQRFSFIPGIVLIIIGLLKIQI; this comes from the coding sequence ATGGTAGAGATAGTCTCGCTTGTATTGTTAGCATTAGCTGTAAGCTTAGACAGCTTTAGTGTTGGTTTCACATATGGGCTAAGGAAAATGCGAATTCCTCTCAAGTCGATAGCCATTATAGCAGTCTGCTCGGCAATGACCCTGATGCTGGCTATGCTTATGGGACATCTTCTTGAGCAGTTCATGTCACCCTCATTCGCTGAAAGTATGGGTGGAATGATATTAATTGCTCTTGGTGTTTGGGTACTTTATCAGTTTTTTCGACCTGAAAAAGAAAAGGATATCTTGCCGCATGAAAAAGTCATCGTTAATTTTGAGATAAAGTCGCTCGGCATTGTAATTAATATTTTGAAAAAGCCTATGGTAGCAGATTTTGATAAATCAGGAACGATAACAGGGGTTGAAGCTTTTATGCTTGGGCTCGCGCTTTCACTTGATGCCTTTGGGGCTGGTGTGGGTGCGGTCATGCTAGGGTTTTCACCAGTTTATTTAGCGCTTGCGGTTGCCTTCTTGAGCTCTGGACTTGTATTTTTAGGAATGAAGCTGGGAACAAACCTAAGGCAAAATGCCTGGCTGCAAAGATTTTCTTTTATTCCTGGAATTGTCCTGATTATTATTGGATTATTGAAAATACAGATCTAA
- the mutM gene encoding DNA-formamidopyrimidine glycosylase, producing MPELPEVETIRRTLLELVIGKKIHSVSVFWPKIIKLPAEVEQFSDALVGQTVQDIGRRGKFLVFYTELYALVSHLRMEGRYTVSEAEEPIDKHTHVIFHFTDGTELRYRDVRKFGTMHLFRKGEEFNALPLSQLGPEPLENTFNLAEFKHKLANKKRNIKSVLLDQTVLVGLGNIYVDEALFKARIHPERMAQSLSDKEVNSLFESIVDTLSEAVKKGGSTVRTYVNSQGEMGMFQLEHYVYGRKGEACKVCGAELIKTVVGGRGTVYCPDCQKLKA from the coding sequence ATGCCTGAGCTTCCTGAGGTAGAGACGATTAGGAGAACGCTACTTGAGCTTGTTATTGGCAAAAAAATACATTCAGTATCTGTTTTTTGGCCGAAAATCATTAAACTGCCGGCAGAGGTCGAGCAGTTCTCGGATGCATTAGTTGGGCAAACGGTACAGGATATAGGAAGACGCGGGAAATTTCTTGTATTTTATACGGAGCTCTATGCACTTGTTTCGCATTTAAGAATGGAGGGTCGCTACACCGTATCAGAGGCAGAGGAACCCATTGATAAGCATACACATGTGATCTTCCATTTTACTGATGGCACAGAGCTTCGTTATCGTGATGTTCGAAAGTTTGGGACGATGCATCTTTTCCGTAAAGGAGAGGAATTTAATGCACTGCCCTTATCACAGCTAGGTCCTGAGCCGCTTGAGAACACATTTAATCTAGCGGAATTTAAGCACAAGCTTGCAAATAAGAAGCGCAATATTAAATCAGTGCTGCTTGATCAAACGGTCTTAGTCGGGCTTGGAAATATATATGTTGATGAGGCACTATTTAAGGCCCGCATCCACCCAGAAAGAATGGCACAGTCCCTTTCAGACAAAGAAGTAAATTCACTCTTTGAGAGTATAGTGGATACTTTGTCTGAAGCGGTGAAAAAAGGAGGCAGTACGGTTCGTACGTACGTAAACTCTCAGGGAGAAATGGGTATGTTTCAGTTAGAGCATTACGTTTACGGACGAAAAGGGGAAGCCTGTAAAGTCTGTGGAGCCGAGCTGATTAAAACGGTTGTCGGAGGCAGAGGAACCGTCTATTGCCCAGACTGTCAAAAATTAAAAGCGTAG
- the polA gene encoding DNA polymerase I → MTKKLVLIDGNSIAYRAFFALPLLHNDKGIHTNAIYGFTMMLMKILEEEKPTHVLVAFDAGKTTFRHKSFSEYKGGRQKTPPELSEQFPFIRELLDAYRISRYELENYEADDIIGTLTLQAEKEGYEIKVISGDKDLTQLSSPLTTVGITKKGITDIEEYTPDHIKEKYGLTPEQIIDMKGLMGDASDNIPGVPGVGEKTAIKLLKEYHTLEDLLSSVDKVSGNKLREKLMTYKDQALLSKELATIMREAPIEVQLADIEYEGFEKEKLRGLFMELGFQSLLEKFGAELVDTDAQELEDIEFEIVTEIREEIFADQSAFYVEVLEDNYHYADIIGFSLVNERGSYFIPTHVALESSIFKAWAENMEWKKTVYDVKRSEVALRHHGIHLNGVTFDLLIAAYLANPSETTVDIASIAHRYGYSAIQSDEIFYGKGAKRRVPEDNELSGHLVRKALALYELEEKLETELKENQQLELYHDLEMPLAFILADMESQGVKVDRERLSGMGEELKARLNDLEVLIYSLAGEAFNINSPKQLGVILFEKLGLPVIKKTKTGYSTSADVLEKLEDNHEIIQQILLFRQLGKLQSTYIEGLLKVINPKNDKVHTIYNQTLTQTGRLSSTDPNLQNIPIRLEEGRKIREAFVPSEKGWVIFAADYSQIELRVLAHIANDEKLIEAFKEGMDIHTKTAMEVFHVKADEVTANMRRHAKAVNFGIVYGISDYGLSQSLKITRKEAGHFITRYLESYPGVKEYMEEIVTEAKQKGYVSTLMHRRRYLPEITSRNYNLRSFAERTAMNTPIQGSAADIIKKAMLDMAERLKVENLKARLLLQVHDELIFEAPVEEIEILKEMVPDVMENAIELKVPLKVDYAYGPTWFDAK, encoded by the coding sequence ATGACTAAAAAGCTGGTATTAATTGATGGAAACAGTATTGCATATCGCGCGTTTTTTGCTTTACCGCTTTTACATAATGACAAAGGAATACATACGAATGCTATTTATGGTTTTACGATGATGCTGATGAAGATTTTAGAGGAAGAAAAACCGACACATGTACTGGTCGCGTTTGATGCAGGAAAAACAACCTTTCGTCATAAATCCTTTAGTGAGTATAAAGGAGGCAGACAGAAGACACCGCCTGAACTATCAGAGCAGTTTCCATTTATCCGAGAGCTGCTGGATGCCTACCGAATCTCCCGCTATGAGTTAGAAAACTATGAGGCCGATGATATTATTGGAACGCTAACCCTACAGGCAGAAAAAGAGGGTTATGAGATAAAGGTCATATCCGGTGATAAGGATTTAACCCAGTTAAGCTCTCCATTAACGACGGTCGGTATTACAAAAAAGGGTATTACCGATATTGAAGAATACACACCAGACCACATAAAGGAAAAATACGGTCTAACGCCTGAGCAGATTATTGACATGAAGGGTCTGATGGGGGACGCGTCCGATAATATTCCCGGTGTTCCCGGTGTAGGTGAAAAAACTGCCATTAAGCTTTTAAAAGAGTATCATACGCTGGAGGATTTATTATCTTCTGTAGATAAAGTGAGCGGCAATAAATTAAGAGAAAAGCTAATGACCTATAAGGACCAGGCTCTATTAAGCAAAGAGCTGGCAACAATTATGCGAGAAGCGCCGATTGAAGTCCAGTTAGCTGATATTGAATATGAAGGCTTTGAAAAGGAAAAGCTACGTGGTTTATTTATGGAGCTTGGATTTCAATCCTTGTTAGAGAAGTTTGGAGCGGAGCTTGTTGATACAGATGCTCAAGAATTAGAGGATATCGAGTTTGAAATAGTAACGGAAATACGTGAAGAGATTTTTGCTGATCAGAGTGCCTTCTATGTTGAAGTGCTGGAGGATAATTATCATTATGCTGATATTATCGGCTTTTCATTAGTGAATGAAAGGGGCAGCTATTTTATCCCAACGCATGTAGCACTTGAATCATCTATTTTTAAAGCATGGGCTGAGAATATGGAATGGAAGAAAACGGTTTATGATGTCAAACGATCCGAGGTTGCATTGCGTCATCATGGTATCCATTTAAACGGAGTGACCTTTGATTTACTGATTGCCGCCTATCTGGCAAACCCTTCAGAAACCACGGTCGATATTGCATCGATCGCCCATCGATACGGTTATTCTGCTATTCAATCGGATGAAATCTTTTATGGGAAGGGGGCAAAACGAAGGGTTCCAGAGGACAATGAACTTTCTGGGCATCTTGTCCGTAAGGCGCTGGCTTTATATGAGCTCGAAGAAAAGCTCGAGACTGAATTAAAGGAAAACCAGCAGCTAGAATTGTATCATGATTTGGAAATGCCGCTTGCCTTTATTCTTGCTGATATGGAATCGCAGGGCGTAAAGGTCGACCGTGAGCGCTTGAGCGGGATGGGAGAAGAGCTTAAGGCTAGATTAAATGACCTTGAAGTGCTGATTTATAGCTTAGCCGGTGAGGCCTTCAACATAAATTCACCTAAACAGCTCGGGGTCATATTGTTTGAAAAGCTAGGGCTGCCCGTTATTAAAAAAACGAAAACAGGTTATTCTACCTCTGCGGACGTACTGGAGAAATTAGAGGATAACCATGAAATCATTCAACAAATCTTATTGTTCCGTCAGCTTGGAAAGCTTCAATCTACCTATATTGAAGGGCTGTTAAAAGTCATCAACCCGAAGAATGACAAGGTTCATACCATTTATAACCAGACATTGACACAAACAGGAAGATTAAGCTCGACTGACCCGAATCTTCAAAATATCCCGATTCGTCTTGAAGAGGGAAGAAAAATCCGTGAGGCTTTTGTCCCTTCTGAAAAGGGCTGGGTGATCTTTGCAGCCGATTATTCGCAAATCGAATTGAGGGTCCTGGCCCATATTGCCAATGATGAAAAGCTGATTGAAGCCTTTAAAGAAGGAATGGACATTCACACCAAAACGGCCATGGAGGTCTTTCATGTTAAGGCTGATGAAGTGACAGCCAACATGCGAAGACACGCTAAGGCAGTTAATTTTGGAATTGTATACGGTATAAGTGATTACGGATTAAGTCAGAGTCTAAAGATAACCCGTAAGGAAGCTGGACATTTTATTACTCGTTATTTAGAAAGCTATCCGGGTGTAAAGGAATATATGGAGGAAATTGTTACAGAAGCTAAGCAAAAAGGGTACGTTTCGACATTAATGCACAGGCGTAGATATCTGCCGGAAATAACAAGCAGAAATTATAATTTACGCAGCTTTGCCGAGCGGACTGCCATGAATACACCGATTCAGGGAAGCGCAGCTGATATTATTAAAAAAGCCATGCTGGATATGGCAGAGCGTTTAAAGGTCGAGAATTTAAAAGCCCGCTTATTATTGCAGGTGCATGATGAATTAATATTTGAAGCTCCGGTTGAAGAAATTGAAATACTGAAGGAAATGGTTCCTGATGTCATGGAGAATGCCATTGAACTAAAAGTACCGCTAAAGGTAGACTATGCCTATGGTCCAACCTGGTTTGATGCTAAATAA
- the hflC gene encoding protease modulator HflC, with translation MADEKIINMKEKGGNSFQWRGYTKIGIFFVILIAIILFIFVNVFIVKEGEYKVVRQFGEVVRIIDKPGLSYKIPFVQSVTSLPKYQMIYDVEEAEINTKDKKRIIIDNYAVWKVVNPKLMISNARTIENAESRMEEFIYSVVRAELGSLNYDEIINDEKSSRGSLNDRITEQVNEFLEKDKYGIVVIDVRMKRTDLPEENEQSVYTRMISERETKAQEYLSMGDAEKNTIIAQTDKTVQELLATAKADAETIRGQGEAEAALIYNQSYSKDPSFYSLFRTLESYKKTINGETVLVLPSDSPYARLLMGQE, from the coding sequence ATGGCTGATGAAAAGATTATCAATATGAAAGAAAAGGGTGGTAATAGCTTTCAGTGGAGAGGCTACACGAAAATAGGTATCTTCTTTGTCATCCTTATTGCGATTATCTTGTTTATCTTTGTTAATGTTTTTATCGTAAAAGAAGGCGAGTACAAGGTTGTCCGCCAATTTGGGGAAGTAGTCCGGATTATTGATAAACCTGGCTTGAGCTATAAAATACCTTTTGTGCAAAGTGTGACATCCTTACCAAAGTATCAAATGATTTATGATGTAGAAGAAGCGGAAATCAATACAAAGGATAAAAAGAGAATCATCATTGACAACTATGCTGTCTGGAAAGTGGTTAACCCTAAACTAATGATTTCAAATGCTAGAACCATTGAAAATGCGGAAAGTAGAATGGAAGAGTTCATTTATTCTGTTGTTCGAGCAGAGCTAGGTTCATTAAATTATGATGAAATCATTAATGATGAAAAATCATCGCGGGGTTCATTAAATGATCGTATCACGGAACAAGTCAATGAATTTCTAGAAAAAGACAAGTATGGTATTGTCGTAATAGATGTTCGCATGAAAAGAACAGATTTACCGGAAGAAAATGAGCAATCCGTTTATACACGGATGATTTCGGAACGGGAAACAAAAGCACAGGAATACTTGTCCATGGGGGATGCTGAAAAGAATACCATTATCGCCCAAACAGATAAGACGGTACAGGAATTGCTGGCAACAGCAAAGGCAGATGCAGAGACGATTCGTGGACAGGGTGAAGCAGAAGCAGCACTAATCTATAACCAGTCCTACTCGAAGGATCCAAGTTTTTATTCACTATTCCGTACATTAGAGTCTTATAAAAAGACGATTAATGGGGAAACTGTGCTCGTATTACCATCTGATTCTCCATATGCCCGTTTGCTAATGGGTCAAGAATAA
- the hflK gene encoding FtsH protease activity modulator HflK — protein MISLKRIYMIVAAVLLIIILAIAAFTTWYTVDESEQAVILTFGDAKEGTSEPGLHFKLPWPIQQVEKLSKETFSLQFGFQEEKGEVKEFPKETKMITGDENIVLADLVVQWKITEPTKYLYNSVDPKEILYDTTSASLRSIIGSSKIDDALTSGKAEIEAEVRDLLSTLINKYDIGVSILAVKLQDVELPNDEVRKAFTNVTDARETMNTKINEAKKYENQRLNEAEGEKKAIILNAEGDKAERIERARGDIAVFDKIYEGYQSNPDITKERLVLETLEQVLPNTEVYIMNDDGNTMKYFPIRPLETKSEETKKGSENNG, from the coding sequence ATGATCAGTTTAAAAAGGATTTATATGATTGTTGCTGCCGTCCTTCTCATCATTATACTGGCTATAGCTGCTTTTACCACATGGTATACCGTTGATGAATCGGAGCAAGCAGTTATACTAACTTTTGGTGATGCAAAGGAAGGGACAAGTGAGCCGGGATTGCATTTTAAGTTACCATGGCCAATTCAGCAGGTTGAAAAGCTATCGAAAGAAACGTTTAGCTTACAATTTGGTTTCCAGGAAGAAAAAGGTGAGGTAAAAGAATTTCCAAAAGAAACAAAAATGATAACGGGCGATGAAAATATCGTATTGGCTGATTTAGTCGTTCAATGGAAAATTACAGAGCCAACTAAATATTTATATAACTCTGTCGATCCAAAGGAGATTCTATATGATACAACATCTGCATCGCTCCGCAGTATCATTGGCAGCTCAAAAATTGATGATGCCTTAACATCTGGTAAAGCTGAAATAGAAGCAGAGGTAAGGGACTTATTATCTACACTTATTAATAAATATGATATTGGAGTATCCATCTTAGCTGTGAAGTTGCAGGATGTAGAGCTTCCGAATGATGAAGTACGGAAGGCATTTACAAATGTAACAGATGCCAGAGAAACAATGAATACCAAGATAAATGAAGCAAAAAAATATGAGAATCAACGTTTGAATGAAGCAGAAGGTGAAAAGAAAGCCATTATTTTAAACGCCGAGGGTGATAAAGCTGAGCGTATCGAACGAGCCCGGGGAGATATTGCGGTTTTCGATAAGATATATGAAGGATATCAATCTAACCCTGACATTACAAAAGAACGTTTAGTCCTTGAAACACTTGAGCAGGTCCTTCCAAATACGGAAGTATATATTATGAATGATGATGGCAATACGATGAAATACTTCCCAATTCGTCCGCTTGAAACAAAATCTGAAGAAACGAAGAAGGGAAGTGAAAATAATGGCTGA
- the pnpS gene encoding two-component system histidine kinase PnpS, producing MIRVRTRLLFTLITLLVLVLICVGLILGQLFKQYYIQTFDERLKKENVLVASYIEDHGGFQDYSRDWMSTIGNELNARISVFDIEGTVVYDSGEAAQSSDNNSRVIEAIVEKNYDYVDKLNESTLINDFHIKYYWEPVELNGSKMGYVLISTKMTELKNAYSKIWWLLTICFSFAFIVIFTLGRLIMNRYTKPIERATNVAFELAKGNYHARTYEDQTGEIGMLNSSLNILARNLQDIMKSHEMQKDRLSTLIESIGSSLLLIDSRGYISLINRTYKEIFDVNPSNFLYQLYYEAIEYQDIRKMIEDIFMTEQKVKKQVVIPLKIERRHFEVYGVPIIGKNDVWKGILLVFHDITEIKKLEQVRKDFVANVSHELKTPVTSIKGFSETLLDGAMDDKETLETFLKIILKESDRLQSLIHDLLELSKIEREGFSLTIESFDFISLLGEAIRIMEGKAKEKNITILADTSPSKIYLEGDMDRLKQVLINIISNAVLYTPQGGNIYIDVEETSKTVIVHIKDTGMGIEKDEIPRIFERFYRVNKARDRDSGGTGLGLAIVKHLIEAHKGRITVDSEMGKHTTFSIELNKKFSDK from the coding sequence ATGATAAGGGTTCGTACAAGGCTGCTCTTTACTTTAATTACACTGCTAGTCCTTGTTCTAATCTGTGTCGGTCTGATTCTAGGGCAATTATTTAAACAATATTATATACAAACATTTGATGAGCGATTAAAAAAAGAAAATGTACTTGTGGCATCCTATATTGAAGACCATGGGGGATTTCAAGATTATAGCCGTGACTGGATGTCTACAATAGGTAATGAATTGAATGCAAGAATTTCTGTTTTTGATATCGAAGGTACGGTTGTTTATGATAGCGGAGAAGCTGCTCAATCAAGTGATAACAATAGTAGGGTAATTGAAGCAATCGTTGAGAAAAATTATGATTATGTAGATAAATTAAATGAGTCCACACTCATAAATGATTTTCATATTAAGTATTATTGGGAGCCAGTTGAATTGAATGGTTCTAAAATGGGATATGTCCTTATAAGCACAAAAATGACGGAGCTCAAAAACGCCTATTCAAAAATCTGGTGGTTGTTAACCATCTGCTTTAGTTTTGCCTTTATTGTTATTTTTACGTTAGGTCGATTGATAATGAATCGCTATACCAAGCCGATTGAAAGAGCAACGAATGTGGCATTTGAATTAGCAAAGGGGAATTATCATGCCAGAACCTATGAGGATCAGACGGGTGAAATTGGCATGCTTAATTCATCATTAAATATTTTGGCTAGAAATTTACAAGATATAATGAAATCACATGAAATGCAAAAGGATCGTTTGAGTACTCTTATTGAAAGCATCGGCAGCAGTTTGCTTCTAATTGACAGTCGAGGATATATTAGCTTGATTAACCGTACATATAAGGAAATATTTGATGTGAATCCGTCTAATTTTTTATATCAGCTGTATTATGAAGCGATTGAATATCAGGATATTCGTAAAATGATAGAAGATATTTTTATGACGGAACAAAAGGTGAAAAAGCAAGTAGTCATCCCGTTGAAAATTGAACGACGCCATTTTGAAGTGTATGGAGTACCAATCATTGGAAAAAATGATGTTTGGAAGGGTATATTGCTTGTTTTTCATGATATTACAGAAATAAAAAAACTGGAACAGGTGCGCAAGGATTTTGTAGCAAATGTATCTCATGAGTTAAAAACACCGGTTACTTCGATAAAGGGGTTTTCTGAAACACTCTTAGACGGTGCAATGGATGATAAAGAGACACTGGAGACCTTTTTAAAGATTATTTTAAAAGAAAGTGACAGGCTACAATCTTTAATTCATGATTTGCTGGAACTATCTAAAATTGAACGAGAGGGCTTTAGTTTAACGATAGAATCCTTCGATTTCATCAGCTTGCTCGGAGAAGCGATAAGGATTATGGAAGGAAAGGCCAAGGAGAAGAATATAACCATTTTGGCTGACACATCTCCTAGTAAAATATATCTCGAAGGGGATATGGATCGTTTAAAGCAAGTCCTTATCAATATTATTTCTAATGCTGTTTTATATACTCCACAAGGTGGAAATATCTATATCGATGTGGAAGAAACCAGTAAGACTGTCATTGTGCATATTAAAGATACTGGGATGGGAATCGAAAAGGATGAAATTCCCCGTATTTTTGAACGATTCTATCGTGTTAATAAAGCAAGGGACCGAGATTCAGGAGGAACTGGACTAGGCCTAGCGATTGTAAAGCATTTGATTGAGGCTCATAAAGGAAGAATTACGGTAGATAGTGAGATGGGTAAGCATACAACCTTTAGTATTGAGCTGAATAAAAAGTTTTCGGACAAATAA
- a CDS encoding response regulator transcription factor: MEKKVLVVDDEKSILTLIEYNLKQAGFKVITAMDGEEARNIALSDNPDLIVLDLMLPKMDGLEVCKELRQQKNFTPILMLTAKDDEFDKVLGLELGADDYMTKPFSPREVVARVKAILRRTQIQMEASESKVNNDSNQIIINQLTIYPEQYEAYYQDNLLELTPKEFELLLYLAKNKGRVLTRDQLLSAVWNYDFAGDTRIVDVHISHLREKIETNTKKPEYIKTIRGLGYKLEEPKEE, from the coding sequence ATGGAGAAAAAAGTACTTGTCGTTGATGATGAAAAATCAATTTTGACACTAATTGAATATAATCTAAAGCAGGCAGGTTTCAAAGTAATAACAGCCATGGATGGAGAAGAAGCGAGAAATATTGCGTTAAGTGACAACCCAGATCTCATTGTGCTTGATTTAATGCTTCCAAAAATGGACGGCTTGGAGGTATGTAAAGAGCTTCGCCAGCAGAAGAATTTTACACCCATTCTCATGCTGACAGCAAAGGATGATGAATTTGACAAAGTGCTCGGCCTTGAACTAGGTGCGGATGATTATATGACAAAGCCGTTTAGTCCAAGAGAGGTCGTTGCTCGTGTAAAAGCTATATTAAGAAGAACGCAGATTCAAATGGAAGCTTCAGAGTCTAAGGTAAATAATGACTCAAATCAAATTATCATTAATCAATTGACTATATACCCAGAACAATATGAAGCCTATTATCAGGATAATCTTTTAGAGTTGACACCAAAAGAGTTTGAATTACTATTATATTTAGCAAAAAATAAAGGTCGAGTATTAACCCGTGATCAGCTGTTAAGTGCTGTTTGGAATTATGATTTCGCGGGAGATACAAGGATTGTAGATGTCCATATCAGCCATTTACGGGAAAAAATTGAAACGAATACAAAAAAACCAGAATACATTAAGACGATTAGAGGCTTAGGCTATAAGCTTGAGGAGCCAAAGGAAGAATGA
- the mdh gene encoding malate dehydrogenase: MAIKRRKVSVIGSGFTGATTALFLAQKELGDVVLVDIPQMENPTKGKALDMLEASPVQGFDASIIGTSDYKDTENSDIVIITAGIARKPGMSRDDLVQTNQKVMKAVTKEIVKYSPNCYIIVLTNPVDAMTYTVYKESGFPKNRVIGQSGVLDTARFRTFVAEELNLSVKDVTGFVLGGHGDDMVPLVRYSYAGGIPLETLIPKDRLDAIVERTRKGGGEIVNLLGNGSAYYAPAASLVEMTEAILKDQRRVLPAIAYLEGEYGYNGIYLGVPTVMGGNGIEQIIQLQLTDVEKAQLDRSAESVKNVMAVLA; this comes from the coding sequence ATGGCAATAAAACGAAGAAAAGTATCTGTAATCGGTAGTGGTTTTACTGGAGCAACGACAGCATTATTCCTTGCACAAAAAGAGCTAGGTGATGTTGTATTAGTGGATATTCCACAAATGGAAAACCCTACTAAGGGGAAAGCATTAGATATGCTTGAAGCAAGTCCTGTACAAGGCTTTGATGCTTCAATCATTGGTACTTCAGACTATAAAGATACAGAAAATTCCGATATCGTGATTATTACAGCAGGAATTGCGCGTAAGCCAGGTATGAGCCGTGATGACTTAGTGCAGACAAATCAAAAGGTTATGAAGGCTGTAACCAAAGAAATTGTTAAATATTCCCCGAATTGTTATATTATTGTATTAACCAACCCGGTTGATGCTATGACCTATACGGTTTATAAAGAATCAGGATTTCCAAAGAATCGTGTAATCGGCCAATCAGGTGTTCTTGATACAGCACGTTTCCGTACGTTTGTTGCTGAGGAACTAAATCTTTCTGTTAAAGATGTAACAGGCTTCGTATTAGGTGGACATGGGGATGACATGGTACCACTTGTCCGTTACTCTTATGCAGGCGGAATCCCGTTAGAAACATTAATTCCTAAAGACCGTCTTGATGCTATTGTAGAGCGTACACGTAAAGGCGGCGGTGAAATTGTTAATCTACTTGGAAACGGTAGTGCCTATTATGCGCCAGCAGCTTCCTTAGTAGAAATGACAGAAGCCATTCTGAAGGATCAACGCCGCGTACTGCCAGCCATTGCTTATCTTGAAGGTGAGTATGGATATAATGGAATTTATTTAGGTGTTCCAACTGTAATGGGAGGCAATGGCATTGAACAGATTATTCAGCTACAATTAACAGATGTTGAAAAAGCACAGCTTGATCGTTCGGCTGAGTCTGTAAAAAATGTAATGGCTGTTTTAGCTTAA